From the genome of Rhododendron vialii isolate Sample 1 chromosome 10a, ASM3025357v1:
cccgtgaactgttcccccgccctaaatggctaaaaaatgatcaaatgagagaaaaatgcaaacgttttataaaatgcccgagtagagaccgatctccggattgggcgagagggggtgccataaaacccttcccttctcgtaacctggctcccgaacctcagatatcgaaggtgacgacggaccagtctacaagccttttccaaaatcaaacaaacgtggcaaacgttttcgagttcggttccttgggtgctttcaccgctaaaacccgagtggcgactctgaatcgaggcgtttcgccgcgcttttccaaacacaaaagggccgcacccaatttcacaagcaaaatttccgggtGGCGTGCCCACAAATCTAAACCATGTATTTTGTAGGGTTTGTAAAATAATGTAtcaatgcaaaaaatcagcttgtctgGACATttataggtatgtcaaaagttgagttctaGACGAAAAAATGAACGCCTAGATCTGTGAactattttttaacttaaattgTCCACGGCCGTTCATTTTTCCGTcaaaaaactcaacttttgacatacctatcgaaactgattttttgcatgtatACATTACTTTACAGACCTTACAAGATTCACGGTttgaattatccaaaaaatgtgCGAAGAGGACCCACAAGGGTGACAGAAAACCGCCCTTTTTTGCCTGATCCGGACAAAATTTACTCTCCTCTATAAAATCTATCAATATACTAAGGGAATGTAGTTGCACCTCTCAAATCCTCCAAACCCTCAATCCttatttcctagattttctattttctttataaaaaaaaccccacgtTCACAAAACTCACACACTTCCTATATTTTccatttatattaaaaaaaaaaaactcacgtTCTCAAAACTCACACCCACTGCCACGTTcacattaaaaacaaaaacaaaaacccacgTTCTCAAAACTCACACCAAACCCACTACTCCCCCAAGATTCGGCTGAAAACAGCCCTAGCCCGAAAGTGCTGCAGGCACATCACTAAATGCCACACCCAGCCACATCAGTTGATGTGGTAtcccatttaaaaaaaaaaaaaacagaaatcaaaatcaaatcgTCTTCAGCTTCTTCCGCGCCCAAACGAAAAGAGAGAGCCGACAAAGACCTCAACCCAAACCAACCGGCCAATACAACCGGCGACttccgccaccatcaccaccaccgacgACTCCGCTGCCATCAGCGCCTCCCCTCCACTGACGGCAACCACCACTGACTGCAATTGTGCCACACCGCCAACCGACACGACTACGCACCACCAACGTCTCtacgtactctctctctctcagccctAGAACTTGTTCCGATTTCACTCTGATTAGGGTCATGGCTTGAACTAAAATTGGGGATGTGAACAGAACTTGTTTCGATTTCAATTTCTATTATTTCTCTATTGTTTTTTTCTGCTAGGATTAGGGTTAATGCTGAACAGAAATTGCGATTTGGTTCCttttgataccaattgttagaATTGTCACAATTACAAGCCCTAATTTCTTGCTCCAATCCATGGCATGTGAATAAACCTTAAACTGAAACATACCTAGACAACTTGACGAAGCCGTAGGTGGAAACCTATGTGTGAACTTGCTCTTGTGATGGATGAAGATGTTCGACTCCCTAAAGGCACCAGATTTTCTAGAGAGGAGTAGATGACAATAGAAGCATGAGAATTCTCAAATCTGCAGAATGCTCTTACAGTCTAGACCAAAGTTATTAATGGAGCGAAACAATTAACAAATTTGCAGCAAGAGTTACTTCAATATTAATCTAGCATCCTATTTAGCTGAAGCCAAAGTACTAATTTCAGTTAGATACTTAGTTCTAATAAGAAGGTAATAATAATAAGCCTAGACCAGTGTGAGAACCCACACCCTAGTTGAAATGTTTAAAGTCTGTAATTGATACTGCCACATGCTTATGTTTGGTTTGCATAAAAAAGTGGACGAAAAAATGCGATTGATTGTTAAAGTCTGTATTGCTTGGTTACTATGGATTTTATGGAGTCTAACATATTTGTTTATATGTTACTTTTTACCAATAGGTGATGTTTCCTTTGCCATCACCATCGTCTTTGATATCGCCGGAGTCTATTCGGTCGGCTATGCCTCCTCCGATTGACgaaattgattttggaaggTATTTTCCTCATCCTTTAATATAATTTACAtggttttttttggcaatagTCAAGATTTAAttagttataattttttgttaaattttgtagagatgtagaagaagaggtggaggaggaggaggaggaagaggtaGGGAGTGGAGACAATGAAGTAGAGGTATTGAGTGGTACTAATGAGACAACAGAAAATTGTAATGATAGAATCGAGGAACCGAAGGTGGGAATGGAATTTGACACATCAAATGAAGCTTATGTGTATTACTTAAGATACGCTAAACAACAAGGATTTGTTGTGGTGAAAAGAACgtcaagaaagggaaaagatggAAACTTGAAGAATCTAACTCTTCAATGCAGTCGTGGTGGAAAGGCAAGGGTGAGAGGAAGCAACCCGGTGAAACCACGaccacaaacaaaaattgattgTCCGGCTTGCCTTATTGTTGCTTCATACCCGGATGGAAAGTGGAGGTTAAACCTAGTTGTCTTGGAGCACAATCACGATCAAAGCCCGGGAAAGTGTAGGTTCTTCAAGAGCAATAGGGTAATTGATGAACATGTGAAAAGATAACTTATGTTGAATGACAAAGCTGGGATTAAATTGCCCCCGACTTATGCCTCACTTCAGATTAAGGCGGGGAGACCTGATAAGCTTCCATATAGTCAGAAGGATTGCCGGAATTTTGTGGACAAACAACGACGTTTAAAACTTGTGGAAGGAGATGCTGAAGCGATGCATAGTTATTTCATGAGAATGAAAGTTGAcaattttgacttcttttatgCCATGGATTTGGATGACAAGGGTTGACTAAGGAATGTATTCTGGGCCGATGCAAGGAGTAGGGCAGCTTGTAAGGAGTTTGGTGATGTTGTGACATTTGACACAACTTACTTAGTAAATAGGTATGACATGCCTTTTGCTCCATTTGTTGGCGTGAATCATCATGGTCAGTCGATTTTATTGGGATGTGGGCTCATCTCTCATGAAGACACAGAGTCATTTTCGTGGTTATTTGAGACTTGGAAGACATGCATGTGGGGTTGTGCTTCGAAAGCAATAATTACCGACCAGTGTTTGGGCATGAAGAATGCTATACAAAAAGTATTCCCTGATACCCGACATTGGTTGTGTATATGGCATATTATGAAAAAGGTGCCAGAAAAGTTCGGTAAGTACAACGCCTATGAACAAATTAGTTCGTGTATGCGCAATGCCGTATGGAATTCATTGACAATAAAACAATTTAAGGATGCTTGGGATGGTTTCATCAAAAAGTACCAGCTTCACAATAACACATGGTTACAGGGGTTATATTTGGAGAGGAAACTGTGGGTTCCTGCTTATGTGAATGACTGCTTTTGGGCGGGAATGTCATCCACACAAAGAAACGAGCGTATGAATGCATATTTTGATGGTTACATTCATTCAAAGACGACCTTGAAATAATTTGTAGAGCAATATGAAAATGCATTGGCGAATAAGGTGGAGagtgaaaatgaagaagatgGAAAAAGCTGGAGGAGTTTCATCCCATTAATAACTAAAAGTGGCTTGGAAAGGCAATTTCAAAGTGTTTATACAAATGAGAAGGTGAGAGAGTTTCATGAAGAATTTGTCGGGAGACTTGAGTGTTCttgtagtaaaaaaaatgaaagtgtaTCCGAATATGAGGTAAAATAGTGGATTACATatggagaagaggaaaagaGAATTCAAGTGCCATTTATTGTTGATTTTAATGCTGAAACAAATGAAGCACATTGTAATTGCCAATTGTTTGAGTACAGAGGAATGGTTTGTAGATATCAACTGACGGTGTGGAGTCAAATGGGAGTTGAAAGAGTACCTGACAAATATGTGTTGAGGAGATGgaacaaaaatgtcaaaaaggtGCATACTAAAATTCGAATAAACTATGATAACTCATCAACGTCAATTGAAGCACGTCGGCATGACAATATGTGCAATCTCTTTAATGAGGTTGCCGATTTGGCAGAAGATAGTCAAGAGAAGTATGATAAGGTGATGGCACGGTTACTTGAGCTAAAAGAAGAGTTGATTGAATCTTCGATTGTTTGTGGAAGTAATGTGATTTCCGGTACTCCTAACAATTCCTTTTCAATTGGAGATGAAGTTCTACCCTCCAAAGAAAGCACGAACATATTTGACCCAGCAATCCTTCGTCGAAAAGGGAGACCGCCAAGCAAAAGGAAGGTAGGCATTGTTGAAAAAATTggtaagaaaaaaatagaaacaaaaaagaagacatTGTCCAAGGAAAAAGCCAAGGTATAAGTTAATGTaaagtttagaatttttttgtattgctaatttcatctttccaataaactttttatatttatgttttatgtaAACTTTTTTTCTGGAGGTTAGGACACAAGAGAGGTTGGAACACAACAATTGTTTTTTTCAGgagattgggaaacaagagagtgGTAGAAGTTAAtgtaagattttttttgtacttcccGTTAAACTTTTTACGTTTTTGTTTCATGTTAAAGTTATTGttaattctcatttttattgttgGCCAAAGTCACCCAAGCTACATGGGGCAATCAATGTGGCCAAACATGATGCCCCATAATATGCGACCGAATATGGCACAAGGAGGAAGTATCTTCCAATTTTCTCCAAGTTCATGCCCAAATGAAACAGGCTTCAACCAATTCATGTATGCGTTTCCAAGTTCACAAACAAACATGCCACCCTCATTCGGTAGTCATGATTGGTGAGGGCAATCAAATATTACAAGTAGGCAAATTTGGGGAGGAGGGCAATCAAGTTTTTTCGAGACTCAAGGGCAATGTGTTGGAGGACTACCACCAAGTTTTACTCAAATGCTGAATGCACCGGATAATGCTGAAGAATAGTTCAGTTCACTTGATTGTGGGTGTTTTAATATTTGTATCGTATCGTATCTGTGGTGTGTCGTGTCCATTTACTAGCTAATGCCCAATGGGATCTCAaactatgttttctttttatagcAAGACTTGGTATTGGCATGTAAGAAAAAGTTGTTTGAGTATTTGTCCGTGTCATATCTATATCGTGTCGTATTTTTATCATGTTATAACATTTAGTTGTCTATGTTAAATGTTTGAATGAAAGCTTGCAACTTGAGTGGCATTGACTCATGGTTCCACAATTGGGCAGATTCTtagatgatttttttggaagttgCTTAAGAAAGCAACATGACCACTTTGTTGAAAACACCAGAAACTGAATTCGTACAAAATAGTAGAAGAAAATTCATGTATGAAAATTTATCATAGTTACGTTCATATAAGATGCATATGAATGATGGTTTCCGAAAAATTTCGGCAGAGTTTCCCCAGTTTTTTGTCCTAGCCCGACGTCTCGCGTATCAGTCAGTACATcaaaaacaacaagaagaacATCCTGTTACGCATAAGTCCACGCCGGACATTTCTCATTCTAATCAACATTCATAAGCCACATTCAAAGCTAAAATCCATTGCCAACTTATCCATTCATGACAAACACCATAAGAGTACATTCTCATGCTAAATATCATTCATATCCAAATAAATAAGAGTACATTCTCCTCTAATGGTATAAACCTcatttgcaaaacaaaaaaaaaagtcacattCAGTATTCAACTTTTCAATTGTAAGACAAATTCGCCTAGGATTTACATCTCCATTTTATTTGCTATCAAGTAATTCCGCTCTTCTTTGCCACCAAATCATTTAGCATCTTGACTGTTATGTAGTTGCAGAAACCTTCTTCTCTTTCCATCTTATGGCATTCCATGGTCACCTTCTTCACCCTCTATCGCAGTTGAGGCACACCCACCGCCGCCATTCCCACCACTGTCAAATCTTCCCCcttttgcttctctctcttGCACTTCAGGGAACTCTTTCACCACCTCTAAACTCACACCACCTGCATTTTGCTTGCCTGTTTGTAGAacacaacacaaacaaaataGTAATCATGACCTTGTTTTTGCCAGTAAATCAATGTAAAGGTATAGTATGAGATCTATTTCGTATGCTGATAATGTTCCTGGAAAGGTGGCATATGCTGATAACGTTTGGCATGATGGACAATCTTGTTTGCCTAGGAAATGAACTGCACTTATTCTTCTCTTTGTGGTTCATTGTACATTTGACAGGTATTAGATGAAGCAGATAGGTTGCTGAATGAGGATTTCCAAGAAGCAATTGATAAGATTTTGCAAGGTATTCCTCACCAGGGGAAGACTTGTTTGTTTTCTGCTACTATGAATAAAAAGGTAAATGGTTTGAGTATTTCTTTCTCTGTATTCAAAAGGTAGCATGTAGTTTTATGAGTTCATTCAACAACATTTCCATGTCGTTTATGAACTTGCAATTGATATATTGCTGGCCAtgcctattatttttctaactGATTGCACTTTCATTTGTCTACTTAgttgaataaaaatatttttagttcCTAAAGGTATAGTATGAGATCAATGACCATGCACAAGTAGCTCAACTTCCACAATTACTCAACCGAACTAGTAACAGGCCAATAGAGTGCCTGGCCTCTGCGTAAAAGCATCCATGGCCACATCAAggcttaattgcttggtttCCAACTTTCTCTAatgtaggaaaaaaaaacctaggtAACATGGCACATCAAGGCTTTGGATGAATATGAGTGTGCAAACCACTTAATATTGGTATGTTAATGAATGTGAGTAAtcgaatcaagaaaagaaaaagaatgctAGAGTCCATATGTCCAAATTCAACTGtgcaaatccaataaaaaaaaaaaagaatcaatgcGAGCATCCATATCGTGTCTCAAGTGTTGGAGCAACTCGCTTACACAACTACCAACCAATCACTCTATAGATCAGCCAATATAAAAACAGGAATATAATTGGCATTTGAAGCCATATTGTACAGTTGAAGAACCCCTTGCATTCCTTGTATACGACTATTATGGCACTAAAGATAAGACATTATCCAACATTCAACAGAGAAACATGACTGAAAATTCAAACAACCATTGTTCCATAGTGAAGTCAGGGTGGTTCACATCTTGCATTAAACACAAAATTACCAAAGGGTTGAAGTCCTTACCAGAAAGCTGCCATTTCGCTACCGGGCACTTCCCCATACAAAGTTTCGTAGAAAATCCACAGTAGGTTTCTCTGAAAATCAAAATTGCTTGAAGTTACCAATAATAATCCCACAACTTACTGCAAATATAAGCACCTAAGCAAACAAGGAAACATAACCCTAATCAAAGTGAAATCCCCAATTTCAGAGTGAAAGCCTCAATTTCAGTTcagccctaaccctaaccctaaccctaactaGAGTGAAATCGAAAAAAGTTAGGGTTGTggctgatatatatatatatatatatatatatatatagagagagagagagagagagagagagagagagagagagagagagagagagagtacggtGTATAGGGACGTTCGAGGTGCGTGGTCGCAGAGGCGGAaaattgctgctgctgctggtcGCCGTCGGTGGAGGGGAGGGAAGGAGAGGGGCTGATGGCGGCGGAGGTCGTCGGTGGTGGCGTTGGCCGGTTGGTCTGGGTAGAGGTCGCTCTCCTCTTGCTCTCTTCGTTCAAAATTTTGGGCGAGGAAGAAGATTCAGAGGAAAacagattttgtttgattttgattttgatttctgtttttttttttaaatgggaTGCCACATCAGCTGATGTGGCTGGGTGTGGCATTTAGTGATGTGCCTGTAGCACTTTCGGCCCTAGCCCCCCACACTCCGgcatccatctctctctatctctttcttcCTTCCGCAACCGCCACCACCCCACCCCTCTCTCCCACACCCCCACCCTTCATTCTCTCATGGCCTATGAATACTCCCTCTTCACTCCTCTCTCAAATTTCCCAGAATTGCTTCGCCGTCAACCACGGTGCCACCCCCCGCTCTTGACAGAACCGTCCCACCCCCTGCTCCCCGCTATTGACAGAAAGGTACACTCCTTTACTCTCTCTTTTCCGTCTTTCCCCATCTAAAATTCTCTCTTTTATGTGCCTTTCAGAGGCGAGGTTCAGAAGAGGCGAGGGGTCAATTGTTGATCACAGGCCTTCAGGGGTTTCTTCGATTCAACCAAGTAAGTTGATTTTCTCTTCACTGAATTCGACAAAATTGATAGATTGGACCCAGCTCCTTTTTTCGCCATTCTAATTTTTCCCCGTGCAAACAAATACAGAACTGGGTCATGGATTATACTTAGACAAAGTGGGTGTTTTGGTGTAGTCCTAAATTACAATAATTGGGAAGAAGGAAATGCAATAATTGGATTATACTTAAATTACCATCCCCTCTTATATGTTCTGCTATAGAGAGCATTACACTACAACTACCTCACTGTTATGGCATGCCCTGATCATTTCATCGAACATTTGTTGTAATTTCGTCAGGGAAGAAGGAAATACAGAATTGGTCaagtaaaattttgtttttacattCTTAATTAGTTTGAAAAATGCAGAACTGAACTGGGTCATGGATCCCAATTAAAGAAATACAGGTCATGGATCCTTGTTCCAACATTTGGTTGTAATTTCGTTCGTTTAATCTACAGTCGGATATCTATCAATATCCTAAGGGAATCTAGTTGGACCTCCCAAAGCCTCCAGACCCCCAATCCTTAATTCCTAGATTTTCCActttctttaaaataaaataaaaacccacGATCTTATTTGTCTCACACTTTCTATATtatccaatttaaaaaaaaaaaaaaacccacgaTCTTTGGAAAATGCAATTCCTAATTTataaggattttgaatttttttaatcaacaaaaatagGAACAGAGGGAAACGTGGCGGGCGGTGGGGGGAACGCGGCTGGGAGAGAGGGGGGCAGTGGTAAACAAACCCACGTTcaaatcctttttcctttttttagggGTTAATTACTTGTTGCCCCCTTTATCTATGTACATTTTTCACTTTATCCCCTCTTACTATAAAACGCTACAACCTACCCCCTTTATCTTCCAATTCCTAACACATAAGGCCTGCCGTTAACAAAAGATATGGTAGAGCCACTGCCCTTATATTCATCCATACTTAGgagttgttcggctaaataagctacttggctttttttttttgtcattattcaaatttttttcgcatttgttagtttttcatcaattttttagagttattgcttcgtcatgacgagaagaatctaaaaggtaaaaatttacgattgaaacctattttttttgaaataaagacaaaaataagtcaataagccaattttttcatctatattaaaaaaaattggatttcgattgtagttttttactttttagtttcttcttgtcatgaagaagtaATAATCCCAaagaaaaattgacaaaaaattaacaaatgagaaaaaatctgaataaggacaaaaaaaaaaagccaagtgacttatttagccgaacaacctcTTAAAACAAAATAGGTAACTAAGTTTGGCAATTAGCATAGTCAATTATATCCAGGAGAATTCATAATTCATCAAAAGATAAGGCCACAAGTCTTAGTAAATTACgtccaacttgtcaagtttccAGCAAAATATGGCATAGCCACTGCCCTTACATTCATCCATACTTAAACAAAATAGTTAACTAAGTTTGGGATCCCAGACTAACGGCAGACCTTATGTGTTAGAAATTGAAAGATAAAGGGGATAGATTGTAGCATTTTATAGTAAGAGGGGGTAAAGTGAAAAACGTGTATAGGTAAAGAGGGCAATAAGTAATTAACCCTTTTTTTAGTCCCAACCACACGTTGAATTCCTTTTCAAAAACCTCCAACCCTTTTAATTCCCAGATTttaattaactttttaaaaacaGTAAACAACCCCACGTTCAAAttcccttttcctttgttttccaaCCCCACGTTCAATTCTTCTTTCAATTCGGCTGAgagtttgtaaaaaaaaaaaaacagaaaaacggCTGAGAGCTTGATAGTTGATCCTACCACGATCAGCAACCCCCCActtacacctctctctctctctcctcaacccgcgccccccccccccccccctctctctttcacaCTCTCTCATGGGCTATGAATACCCCTCTTTTCTCTTTCACAGAGCTGCTTCGCCGCCAACCGCCGCTCCACCCCCCACTCTCTCCACCTGGTAAGAGTATCCgcaatataataatcaaaattggataaccaaaagttgtcacatcatcatcttttggttatccatttaagacattactaaagttagcaatgtagaggtccacaatgtaataatcaaaattggataaccaaaacttgccacatcacctttttaaactacaaaattctaaaactaaatttttttacaataatttgaatacttttttgaaaaaaaaaaggtttttttttaagaaaatagtttagtgaattttatttttaaatagtttttttttcaaaaagaacacagttttaaaaaaacagtttttttttttaaaaaaaaaactgttagaaaccgttttttcttttaaaaacagtttttttgtaaatacttttttttaagtttctaaaaaaaatagcttttaaaaataattttctgaaaacattgttgagggAGAGAAACaagatggaagagagagaatgttctTATGTAATAATGGGTGTACTTGATTCGAAAAATATAGGGACCATTAGATTTGATTATTAgcaaaagattgctagttttgattattcaaaagccaagatttgatgagttgctaagaagttgttaagtttggttattataatgtgaacacttttttgagtaaacattgctaactttagcaactttttaattttgattattacattgtggatgctctaagactcctcctcctccgctcTTTTTCTCCCTCTTTTTCGTCTTTCTCCAtctaaaattctctctctcatatgcatCTTTCAGAGGCGAGTTTCAAAGGCGAGGGGCCAATTGTTGATCACAGGCCTGGCGAGGTTTAGAGACGAGGGGTGTAAGTTAATTTTCTCTTCACTGAGTTCGCCATTCAAAATCCGTGTTTTGTTTCCCGTATGCGGTAACTGGATTTTGGTTAGTTGGATAGCAAAAGATGTTTGAGCAAAAGATGTTCTGGTAAGGTTTTCAAGATAACTGAAAACTCCTTTGTTAAGTCGCCAAATACAAACATAAccgaaaagaaatcaaaataatGCCATATAGGAATATTATATGATTCTGGAAGTCGATCTGATAAGGTGTATATATGGGAATTGGAATCTAATCTCTTCCTACTTATAACAGGCATAGAATCATGTGCTCGCACGGGCTTTGtttaattttctcattttaagttCAGTTATAGGCTGGAATTTATATATTCAGGATGGATGTGGTGTATGGTGGAGACATAAATGAACAAAGAATTAAAGCCAAAATGGCTCGACTCATGCGCAAGAGAAGATTAATGACCCAACGTAACGACCCATTAATGAATCAACGTTTCTTAGAAATTGAAAGAGAGGCGTGACGTTTGGGAAGTGCATACTTGCATCTAAGACGATTGCAGCATGCGCCCTCTCTGGTCCGGAACGACCGTGTGAATGCTCATGTCATTGGAGGACAATTTGTCAATATTCCACTACCAACATCGAATGAGCCAAATCCAACTAGTAGGTACCTTTCCCGTAATTAAATATTGCTAATATTTTTTAAACAGTCTTTCctttcaaccaaaaaatatgTGATTTTTTGTTACTTAATTCATAGAAGCTACCGTGGAAAATTTGAATGGAAATCAACCAACTGATCAAAACATAATGCTTCCCGTTGGCCATCCAAATATCAGTTAGTCTTACAGTTTTTTCTACCAATTGTCAATTTttacaattttgattttttataaaCTGAATTTGAGAGAAAGCAAGTAACGAATTTCAAGGCCAAGAATGAATCTACTAAAATCAATCGAATTGTTATATACTGTAGTTACAATTAAACATGTATATACATCTATACATTACCATGCTAATAGCCACTGTTTTATCTATCACACAATTGATTTACGAAATCTTATTGAACATGTATATACATCTATGACGCtcatctttttttgttattatgcAGGAAtgtctcatagaaaaataatatttcaactttgagaaaattgtcAACATGAGAGTGCTATGACTGATGAAGCGACAGATGTACACCAGGTAATaagttaatttatttattcaATATTGTGTGGCTTATTATTGCATTAAAAGAAAACTGTTTAGGAAATTTTGTAAGTAACACTATATTCTTCATCGAATGACAGGTTTCAACCTCACAATCTACGCGGATGGTAAAGATAGGCATCTATTGTTCAAAATGGATGTTTTCCGTGAGAGCTAATACAATTGATTTACGAAATCTTATTGACGAGTACTTAAGTATTAGATTGTGGGAAAATCGACGGCGGCAACGATGTTAGCAAAACAATGGCGATTAGTTTGTAAATTGTTtattaaaacactttttaagTTGCAAGGACATTATCTAT
Proteins encoded in this window:
- the LOC131303072 gene encoding protein FAR-RED IMPAIRED RESPONSE 1-like, producing the protein MPFAPFVGVNHHGQSILLGCGLISHEDTESFSWLFETWKTCMWGCASKAIITDQCLGMKNAIQKVFPDTRHWLCIWHIMKKVPEKFGKYNAYEQISSCMRNAVWNSLTIKQFKDAWDGFIKKYQLHNNTWLQGLYLERKLWVPAYVNDCFWAGMSSTQRNEQQYENALANKVESENEEDGKSWRSFIPLITKSGLERQFQSVYTNEKWITYGEEEKRIQVPFIVDFNAETNEAHCNCQLFEYRGMVCRYQLTVWSQMGVERVPDKYVLRRWNKNVKKVHTKIRINYDNSSTSIEARRHDNMCNLFNEVADLAEDSQEKYDKVMARLLELKEELIESSIVCGSNVISGTPNNSFSIGDEVLPSKESTNIFDPAILRRKGRPPSKRKVGIVEKIGHKRGWNTTIVFFRRLGNKRVVEVNASTNSCMRFQVHKQTCHPHSVVMIGEGNQILQVGKFGEEGNQVFSRLKGNVLEDYHQVLLKC